In Akkermansia muciniphila, one DNA window encodes the following:
- the ccsA gene encoding cytochrome c biogenesis protein CcsA: MQSALFLDYGRLTLMDRERTDAAWEKYGRSLWNVAGSYGLGIALMLILLALTFAGTLHQVRLSSSMGAEAAIESFFGAAYVLIPLGGENSLISLPLPGMGITCVLLFINLLIGGMFRIRWTWRHAGVLVAHGGILLLLAGIMLGNKMTVAVEQVELPQGDRVHESSLPFDLRLNRFVPEFYPGTSKPKSYESQVTVFPESGGQYDAVIRMNEPLRLSGWTLYQMSWGQDSLHPGRLISILRASHNPLEQMPKWSSYIIAAGLLWHFGCVFGRYLRRKPGLAAAEPEVKEEPQAASASGGKKRLRLAGICLLVAAIFGIGMLAARPAVHPVLVEHYVPWSSFLVERAGAMAVQDGGRLKPVSTYAGFHLLRTLGKRSLVIDTPEGKRKLSPVEWMLDSMFRPELAEQYPVFLVNREEVVRRLHLPDQKDKRKKYSYAQLAERWEEMTRAVREIRLLGETNLTEAQKEILSLARNFDVVRGWMLGSRIMLEDPAAMERMDFPRWFPAVGRDGERLWTAAPDKAAGAFLAMASLLERKAVGMAGAEASALRMKAEGLLLEKLVQPNEAASAGDRHGLEREIFYYRLDPLYVSLAVFVAAFVCLLLCALFRPVANAPFWRRFLRPGGFSLAWLTGAGGAGVLAAALVIRVLITMRSPVGNTYETIAFIACMGVLCALVVELFSKKGIVLAAGLLLGAFSCQMGILYESSQAVDHMDPLVAILRSNFLLSTHVITIVLGYAAGLLAAVLSHIYLLASPLRLIGGKTEQSLGRMAYGILCFSLVFTLVGTVFGGIWGNESWGRFWGWDPKENGALMIVLWQLTVLHARKAGWLSSWLLHFSNVVGGVIIAFAWWGVNMLGVGLHSYGFTSGRDALDMFYGAEAVLCVLFIILHYRALRRVDIR, encoded by the coding sequence GTGCAATCGGCCCTCTTTTTGGACTACGGACGCCTTACGCTGATGGACAGGGAACGAACGGATGCGGCTTGGGAAAAATATGGACGCAGCCTCTGGAATGTTGCCGGAAGCTACGGGTTGGGCATCGCCCTGATGCTGATTCTTCTGGCGCTGACTTTTGCCGGAACGCTGCACCAGGTGAGGCTGTCTTCCTCCATGGGGGCGGAGGCTGCCATAGAGTCTTTTTTCGGGGCGGCGTATGTGCTGATACCGCTGGGCGGGGAGAACTCCCTGATTTCCCTGCCTCTGCCCGGCATGGGCATTACCTGCGTCCTGCTGTTCATCAACCTGCTCATAGGCGGGATGTTCCGCATCCGGTGGACCTGGAGGCACGCGGGCGTGCTGGTGGCTCATGGGGGTATTTTGCTGCTGCTGGCAGGCATCATGCTGGGCAACAAAATGACGGTGGCCGTGGAACAGGTGGAACTGCCCCAGGGGGACCGGGTGCACGAATCTTCCCTTCCGTTTGATTTGCGCCTGAACCGCTTTGTGCCGGAGTTTTATCCGGGAACTTCCAAACCTAAATCCTATGAATCCCAGGTAACCGTCTTCCCGGAATCCGGCGGTCAGTATGACGCCGTTATCCGCATGAACGAGCCTCTGCGCCTTTCCGGCTGGACGCTGTACCAGATGAGCTGGGGTCAGGATTCCCTGCATCCGGGCAGGCTTATCTCCATTCTCCGCGCTTCCCATAATCCCCTGGAGCAGATGCCCAAATGGTCCTCCTACATCATCGCTGCAGGGTTGCTGTGGCATTTTGGCTGTGTTTTCGGCAGATACCTGCGCCGCAAACCCGGGCTTGCGGCTGCCGAACCGGAGGTGAAGGAGGAACCGCAGGCTGCTTCCGCCTCCGGCGGAAAAAAACGTCTGCGCCTGGCAGGCATTTGCCTGCTGGTAGCGGCCATCTTCGGCATCGGCATGCTGGCGGCGCGGCCTGCCGTCCATCCGGTTCTGGTGGAACATTATGTGCCCTGGTCTTCCTTTTTGGTGGAACGGGCCGGGGCCATGGCCGTTCAGGACGGCGGCCGCCTGAAGCCTGTTTCTACTTATGCGGGTTTCCATCTGCTCCGGACGCTGGGCAAAAGAAGCTTGGTGATTGATACGCCGGAGGGGAAAAGGAAGCTCTCCCCGGTGGAATGGATGCTGGACAGCATGTTCCGTCCGGAGCTGGCGGAACAATATCCTGTTTTTCTGGTCAATCGGGAAGAGGTGGTCAGGCGCCTGCACCTGCCGGACCAGAAAGACAAGCGGAAAAAATACTCTTATGCGCAGCTTGCGGAACGCTGGGAGGAAATGACCCGTGCCGTCCGGGAAATCCGGTTGCTGGGAGAAACGAATCTGACAGAAGCCCAGAAGGAAATTCTGTCCCTTGCCCGCAACTTTGACGTGGTGCGGGGCTGGATGCTTGGCTCCCGGATCATGCTGGAAGACCCCGCCGCCATGGAACGGATGGACTTCCCGCGCTGGTTTCCTGCTGTCGGCCGTGATGGAGAACGCCTGTGGACGGCCGCCCCGGATAAAGCTGCCGGAGCCTTTTTGGCAATGGCGTCCCTGCTGGAACGCAAGGCAGTCGGCATGGCAGGGGCGGAGGCTTCCGCACTGCGGATGAAAGCGGAAGGCCTGCTGCTGGAAAAGCTGGTTCAGCCCAATGAAGCCGCCTCCGCCGGAGATCGGCACGGCCTGGAAAGAGAAATTTTCTACTATCGTCTGGATCCGCTTTATGTTTCCCTGGCTGTCTTTGTAGCGGCGTTCGTGTGCCTGCTGCTCTGCGCGCTTTTCCGCCCGGTTGCCAACGCTCCCTTCTGGCGGCGTTTTCTCCGGCCCGGAGGTTTCAGCCTGGCGTGGCTGACAGGCGCGGGCGGAGCCGGAGTGCTGGCTGCGGCGCTGGTCATCCGCGTGCTCATCACCATGAGGTCCCCGGTGGGCAATACGTATGAAACCATCGCTTTCATCGCCTGCATGGGAGTTCTCTGCGCTCTTGTGGTGGAACTTTTCAGTAAAAAGGGAATTGTACTGGCGGCGGGGCTTTTGCTTGGGGCTTTCTCCTGTCAGATGGGTATTTTGTATGAATCCTCCCAGGCTGTGGACCATATGGATCCCCTGGTGGCCATCCTGCGCTCCAATTTCCTGCTTTCCACCCATGTCATTACCATTGTGCTGGGGTACGCGGCCGGGTTGCTGGCGGCGGTGCTCTCCCATATATACCTGCTGGCTTCCCCCTTGCGCCTGATTGGCGGAAAAACGGAACAATCCCTGGGCCGCATGGCTTACGGCATCTTGTGTTTTTCCCTGGTGTTTACGCTGGTGGGAACGGTTTTTGGGGGTATTTGGGGCAATGAATCCTGGGGGCGTTTCTGGGGCTGGGATCCCAAGGAAAACGGAGCGTTGATGATTGTTCTGTGGCAATTGACCGTATTGCATGCCCGGAAAGCCGGATGGCTGTCTTCCTGGCTGCTCCACTTCAGCAATGTGGTGGGCGGCGTTATCATTGCCTTTGCCTGGTGGGGCGTCAATATGCTGGGAGTAGGGCTGCACTCCTACGGGTTCACCTCCGGTCGGGATGCGTTAGACATGTTCTATGGGGCCGAGGCTGTATTGTGCGTCCTCTTCATTATCCTGCATTAC
- the rbr gene encoding rubrerythrin, producing the protein MKSIKGTETEKNLLKAFAGESEARNRYTYFAGVAKKAGYEQIAAIFLETADNEKEHAKVFFKLLKDACIEVTHAVCTAPLESTEDCLLAAAAGEHDEWSDMYPAFAEVADREGFPAIAETFRKIASVEQHHEARYLKLAENVREGRVFAKEKEIQWKCRNCGYVHTGTTAPKVCPACAHPQAFFEELADNF; encoded by the coding sequence ATGAAATCCATCAAAGGGACAGAAACAGAAAAGAATCTTCTCAAGGCTTTTGCCGGGGAATCTGAAGCGCGCAACCGCTACACCTACTTTGCCGGCGTAGCCAAGAAGGCCGGTTACGAACAGATTGCCGCTATCTTTCTGGAAACGGCCGACAATGAGAAAGAACATGCCAAGGTATTTTTCAAACTGCTGAAAGACGCCTGCATTGAAGTAACGCACGCCGTCTGCACGGCTCCTTTGGAATCTACGGAGGATTGTCTGCTGGCCGCAGCCGCCGGCGAGCATGACGAATGGTCCGACATGTACCCTGCATTTGCCGAAGTGGCGGACAGGGAAGGCTTCCCCGCCATTGCGGAAACTTTCCGCAAGATTGCCTCCGTAGAGCAGCACCATGAAGCCCGTTACCTCAAGCTGGCTGAAAACGTGCGCGAAGGCAGGGTTTTTGCCAAGGAGAAGGAAATCCAGTGGAAGTGCCGCAACTGCGGTTATGTACATACCGGCACCACTGCCCCCAAGGTGTGTCCGGCCTGCGCGCATCCCCAGGCATTCTTTGAAGAATTGGCGGACAATTTTTAA